The proteins below are encoded in one region of Flavobacterium sp. IMCC34852:
- a CDS encoding MFS transporter produces the protein MSTQNLKTNWAQFIPLVTVFFFWGFVAASNDILIPVFKKAFDLTQGESQLVSVAFYVAYTVGSIIYMIISYLTKGDLINRIGYKNSLALGLVISALGTLLFYPAANTGSFPLMLSGLFIVALGFSLQQTVANPLAIALGPITTGSQRLTMAGGINNLGTTIGPLIVSFAIFGSAISGDTEMSIESVKTPYLVLGVAFLLVAVLLKFSSLPDKPAAVVEVEGEANNTRSSALKYPQLILGMIGIFVYVGVEVSTASNLPAYMEGDLGFATKDIAPFISLYWASLMIGRWTGAVEAFTDNMNTQKILRFIAPYLAFAVFLGVNKFMDHDLTPFYVYALIILVLIFADMASKGNPARMLLIFSVLGIAALLVGMATDGMVSVYAFTSVGLFCSTLWPCIFTLAISGLGKHTSQGSSFLIMMIMGGGLVSWLQGYVADLTTIHASYIVGVLCFAYLAFYAWKVSGILRSQGIDFDKKVSGGH, from the coding sequence ATGAGTACACAAAATCTAAAGACCAATTGGGCACAGTTTATTCCACTAGTCACCGTATTTTTCTTCTGGGGATTTGTTGCCGCGAGTAACGATATTTTAATTCCCGTTTTTAAGAAAGCTTTTGATTTAACCCAAGGGGAAAGTCAGTTGGTATCTGTAGCTTTTTATGTAGCTTACACTGTTGGGTCTATTATTTATATGATTATTTCGTATTTGACAAAAGGCGACTTGATTAATAGAATTGGATATAAAAATTCTTTGGCATTAGGTCTTGTGATTTCAGCTTTAGGAACATTATTATTTTATCCTGCGGCAAATACCGGTTCGTTTCCATTGATGCTTTCCGGATTATTTATCGTGGCGCTTGGTTTTTCATTACAGCAAACAGTGGCGAATCCTTTGGCTATTGCTTTGGGACCAATAACGACCGGTTCACAACGTTTAACCATGGCAGGAGGAATTAACAATCTTGGGACTACTATTGGACCGCTGATTGTAAGTTTTGCTATTTTTGGTTCGGCCATTTCAGGCGATACTGAAATGAGTATTGAAAGTGTAAAAACTCCTTATTTGGTTCTTGGCGTAGCTTTCTTATTAGTTGCTGTTTTATTAAAGTTTTCTTCCTTACCGGACAAACCGGCAGCGGTTGTTGAAGTTGAAGGAGAAGCGAACAACACCAGAAGTTCGGCTCTTAAATATCCACAATTGATTTTGGGTATGATTGGCATTTTTGTTTATGTTGGAGTAGAAGTTTCTACAGCCAGTAACTTACCTGCATATATGGAAGGCGATTTAGGATTTGCTACCAAAGATATCGCTCCTTTTATTTCGTTGTACTGGGCTAGTTTGATGATTGGTCGTTGGACTGGAGCCGTTGAAGCTTTTACAGATAATATGAATACCCAAAAAATACTGAGATTTATTGCTCCTTATTTGGCTTTTGCTGTTTTCTTAGGAGTAAATAAATTTATGGATCACGATTTAACACCATTCTATGTTTATGCTTTAATTATTTTAGTATTGATATTTGCAGATATGGCGAGTAAAGGAAATCCTGCGAGAATGTTGTTGATTTTCTCTGTTTTAGGTATCGCAGCTTTACTAGTAGGAATGGCTACTGATGGTATGGTAAGTGTTTATGCTTTTACTAGTGTTGGTTTATTCTGCAGTACACTTTGGCCATGTATTTTTACCTTAGCTATTAGTGGTTTAGGAAAACATACCAGTCAAGGAAGTAGTTTCTTGATTATGATGATTATGGGCGGCGGATTGGTAAGTTGGTTACAAGGTTATGTAGCCGATTTAACTACGATTCATGCAAGTTATATAGTAGGTGTTTTGTGCTTTGCTTATTTGGCATTTTATGCATGGAAAGTAAGCGGAATATTAAGAAGCCAAGGAATTGATTTTGATAAAAAAGTGAGTGGTGGACACTAA
- a CDS encoding family 43 glycosylhydrolase: protein MKHRIALLLLLLSSNYGIAQQKTYCNPINIDYGYCPIPNFVNQGKHRATADPVITFFKGEYYLFSTNQWGYWHSKDMSDWKFISKKFLRPEHKVYDELCAPSLSYVNDTLLVVGSTHGKDFPLWMSTNPQKGEWKELIHKSEAAAWDPQIFWDKEKDEVYEYYGSSNLYPLYGMKLNRKTFQPEGERIPVLALNDDEHGWERFGEYNDNTFLQPFTEGAFMTKHNGKYYLQYGAPGTEFSGYADGVYVGDHPLGPFEYQSHNPFSYKPGGFARGAGHGATFTDANNQYWHISTIGICVKNNFERRLGIWPAGFDKNDILYSNTAYGDYPTFLPSENKDHLSESFAGWMLLNYNKPVQVSSTLGGFQANLSVDEDIKTYWSAKTANKGEYLISDLGEKSTINAIQINYADQDAEIMGKPETTLGHKYIIFTSNDGKKWNVLIDKSKSTKDVPHEYIELSTPVSARYLKLENIGMPTGKFAISGFRVFGKGNGEKPSEVKGFVPLRSGPKVKGERRNVWFKWQQEQNADGYVIYFGKSADKLYGSIMVYGKTEYYFNGLDKSDVYYFQIEAFNNNGIGPKSEIKKAD, encoded by the coding sequence ATGAAACATCGGATTGCCTTACTATTGCTGTTATTGAGTTCAAATTATGGAATCGCCCAACAAAAAACGTATTGCAATCCGATTAATATTGACTACGGTTATTGCCCTATTCCCAATTTTGTAAACCAAGGAAAACATCGCGCGACTGCCGATCCTGTGATTACTTTCTTCAAAGGCGAATACTATCTTTTTTCGACCAATCAATGGGGTTATTGGCACAGTAAAGACATGTCGGATTGGAAGTTTATATCGAAGAAGTTTCTTCGTCCCGAACACAAAGTTTATGATGAATTGTGTGCACCATCGTTGTCTTATGTCAATGATACTTTATTGGTCGTAGGCTCAACACACGGTAAAGATTTCCCGCTTTGGATGAGTACCAATCCGCAGAAAGGCGAGTGGAAGGAGCTGATTCATAAATCAGAAGCAGCCGCTTGGGATCCGCAGATTTTTTGGGACAAAGAAAAAGACGAAGTCTATGAATATTACGGTTCGAGCAATTTATATCCGTTGTACGGAATGAAACTCAATCGTAAAACTTTCCAACCTGAAGGAGAAAGAATTCCGGTTTTGGCTTTAAACGATGACGAGCATGGCTGGGAAAGGTTTGGTGAATACAACGACAACACTTTTCTGCAACCCTTTACCGAAGGAGCATTTATGACCAAACACAACGGTAAATATTATCTCCAATACGGCGCGCCCGGAACCGAATTTAGCGGTTATGCCGATGGTGTTTATGTTGGGGACCATCCGCTAGGACCTTTTGAATACCAATCGCATAACCCGTTTTCTTATAAACCGGGCGGATTTGCTCGTGGCGCCGGACATGGAGCGACTTTTACAGATGCCAACAATCAGTATTGGCATATTTCTACCATTGGCATTTGTGTCAAGAACAATTTTGAACGCCGTTTAGGGATTTGGCCTGCCGGATTTGATAAAAATGATATTTTGTATTCTAACACTGCTTATGGTGATTATCCAACGTTTTTACCTTCGGAAAATAAAGACCATTTAAGCGAGAGCTTTGCCGGTTGGATGTTGCTGAATTATAACAAACCTGTTCAAGTCTCTTCAACACTGGGTGGATTTCAGGCGAACCTTTCCGTAGATGAAGATATTAAAACCTATTGGTCGGCCAAAACCGCTAATAAAGGAGAATACCTTATTTCGGATTTGGGCGAAAAAAGTACCATTAACGCCATTCAAATTAATTATGCCGATCAGGATGCAGAGATTATGGGCAAACCCGAAACTACATTGGGACACAAATACATCATTTTTACCTCCAATGACGGCAAAAAGTGGAACGTTCTAATCGATAAAAGCAAAAGTACTAAAGATGTGCCGCATGAATATATTGAACTGTCAACTCCGGTTTCAGCTCGTTATTTAAAACTGGAGAATATCGGAATGCCAACGGGCAAATTTGCGATCAGCGGTTTTAGGGTTTTTGGCAAAGGAAATGGAGAAAAGCCAAGTGAAGTAAAAGGATTTGTACCGTTGCGTTCGGGTCCAAAAGTAAAAGGTGAACGCAGAAATGTTTGGTTCAAATGGCAACAAGAACAAAACGCAGACGGTTATGTAATTTACTTTGGCAAATCGGCCGATAAATTATACGGTTCAATTATGGTGTATGGTAAAACTGAATACTACTTCAACGGTTTGGATAAATCCGATGTTTATTATTTCCAGATTGAAGCTTTCAACAATAATGGTATCGGACCCAAGAGCGAAATCAAAAAAGCAGATTAA
- a CDS encoding glycoside hydrolase family 97 protein yields the protein MKKYITIALVLLAFSVKAQTVQSPSKELTLDFKLTENGRPSYTLTYKTKPVISKSLLGIYLKGDSDLATNFKIDSIGNFTFNERWKPVLGEQSSIENHYNQMTIALSQTTTKRRVNIVFKVYDEGMAFRYEFPKQPNLNYFIISDEKSEFNLIGNHKAFWIPGDFDSQEYTYNETLLSEVDTEKLDLNNGIGLKRIFGKYGVQSPLMMKTSDGLYLNIFEAAVVNYPVMHLDLDTKTFALTSHLVPNAIGDKAYLQASCVTPWRTVMVSDDAREIVSSKMILNLNEPSKITDTSWIKPMKYVGVWWEMHVGKSTWDYAGSQNAQNTESKELIASGKHGATTENTKRYIDFAAKHGFDGVLVEGWNVGWEDWFGNWKEDVFDFTTPYPDYNLAEINAYAKSKGVKMIMHHETSGSVANYERHLDRALELMKKYDYPAAKSGYVGRIIPRGEFHDGQTMVNHFNFVARRFADYRMMVNSHESSRPTGYHRTYPNYIAAEAARGNEFNAWSNGNPPMHETILPFTRLLGGPMDYTPGIFEIKMSHYDKTKKEQVHTTLAKQLALYVTMYSPLQMAADLPENYEKYPDAFQFIKDVASDWQESKYLEAEPGDYLTVARKDKKSENWFLGAVTDENARNTEIKLDFLSPNKKYKAIIYQDGKTAHWEKNPINYEIKTMTVTSKTRLKLVLAAGGGTAVSFVPIN from the coding sequence ATGAAAAAATACATAACCATTGCTCTAGTATTGTTGGCTTTTTCGGTAAAAGCACAAACTGTACAATCGCCTTCTAAAGAATTAACACTCGATTTTAAATTGACAGAAAACGGAAGGCCATCTTATACCTTAACTTATAAAACCAAACCCGTAATTTCGAAAAGTCTATTGGGAATTTATCTTAAAGGCGATTCTGATTTGGCCACCAATTTTAAAATTGACAGTATAGGAAATTTTACTTTCAATGAAAGATGGAAACCTGTTCTGGGTGAGCAATCTAGTATAGAAAATCATTATAACCAAATGACAATTGCTTTGTCTCAAACCACCACCAAAAGAAGAGTAAACATCGTTTTCAAGGTTTATGATGAAGGAATGGCATTTAGATATGAATTTCCGAAACAACCCAATTTAAATTATTTCATCATCTCCGATGAGAAGTCGGAATTCAATTTAATCGGAAATCACAAAGCCTTTTGGATTCCCGGAGATTTTGATAGCCAAGAATATACTTATAATGAGACATTATTATCGGAGGTTGATACAGAAAAGCTAGACCTCAATAATGGTATCGGTTTAAAAAGAATTTTTGGTAAGTATGGGGTACAATCGCCATTGATGATGAAAACTTCAGACGGATTGTATTTGAATATTTTTGAAGCTGCGGTGGTAAATTATCCGGTAATGCATTTAGATTTAGATACCAAAACATTCGCTTTAACTTCTCATTTGGTGCCAAACGCTATTGGTGACAAAGCCTATTTACAAGCATCATGTGTTACACCATGGAGAACTGTTATGGTGAGTGATGATGCTCGTGAAATTGTAAGTTCTAAAATGATTTTAAACTTAAATGAACCTTCAAAAATTACTGATACTTCTTGGATTAAACCGATGAAATATGTTGGAGTTTGGTGGGAAATGCATGTAGGAAAATCTACTTGGGATTATGCCGGAAGTCAAAATGCACAAAATACCGAATCTAAAGAGTTAATTGCCAGTGGCAAACACGGAGCCACTACTGAAAATACAAAACGCTATATCGATTTTGCAGCCAAACACGGTTTTGACGGTGTTTTAGTCGAAGGTTGGAACGTTGGTTGGGAAGATTGGTTTGGCAATTGGAAAGAAGACGTGTTCGATTTTACCACACCTTACCCGGATTATAATTTGGCCGAAATTAACGCTTACGCCAAATCCAAAGGTGTTAAGATGATTATGCACCACGAAACTTCAGGTTCGGTAGCCAATTATGAAAGACATTTAGACAGAGCTCTGGAATTAATGAAAAAATATGATTATCCTGCCGCCAAATCGGGCTATGTAGGTAGAATCATCCCGCGTGGTGAATTTCATGATGGACAAACGATGGTCAATCATTTCAACTTTGTTGCTCGAAGATTTGCTGATTATAGAATGATGGTCAACTCACACGAAAGTTCTCGCCCGACAGGTTACCACAGAACTTATCCGAATTATATTGCGGCCGAAGCTGCGCGCGGAAATGAATTCAACGCTTGGAGTAACGGAAATCCGCCAATGCATGAAACCATTTTGCCGTTTACAAGATTATTGGGCGGACCAATGGATTATACTCCCGGTATTTTTGAAATTAAAATGAGCCATTACGACAAAACCAAAAAAGAGCAAGTGCATACTACTTTGGCCAAACAATTGGCTTTGTATGTAACTATGTATTCTCCGTTACAAATGGCCGCCGATTTACCGGAAAACTACGAGAAATATCCGGATGCTTTTCAGTTTATCAAAGACGTAGCCTCCGATTGGCAAGAATCAAAATACCTTGAAGCTGAACCGGGAGATTATTTAACGGTTGCCCGTAAAGACAAAAAATCAGAAAACTGGTTTTTAGGCGCAGTTACCGATGAAAACGCCAGAAATACTGAAATTAAATTGGATTTCCTTTCTCCGAATAAAAAATACAAAGCCATCATTTACCAAGACGGAAAAACGGCTCATTGGGAGAAAAACCCAATCAACTACGAAATCAAAACCATGACGGTGACTTCTAAAACCAGGCTGAAATTAGTTTTGGCTGCCGGTGGCGGAACGGCTGTTAGTTTTGTGCCAATTAATTAA
- the bglX gene encoding beta-glucosidase BglX translates to MKIKVTIIILLITSLTFAQKTKKGKPATIAPKEIFIPELLAKMTLEEKIGQLNLPTSGDITTGQANSSNIAKKIEEGKVGGLFNIKSVQKIKEVQKIAVEKSRLKIPLIFGMDVIHGYETVFPIPLGLSCSWDMPLIQQTARIAANEATADGINWTFSPMVDLSRDPRWGRVSEGSGEDTFLGSEIAKAMVNGYQNNNLKANNSMLACVKHFALYGAPEGGRDYNTVDMSHIRMYNEYFPPYKAAIDAGVGSVMASFNEVDGIPATGNKWLMTDVLRNQWKFGGFVVTDYTGISEMTDHGMGDLQNSSSLALKAGIDMDMVSEGFLSTLKKSYEEGKISMTDIDKAVTRILEAKYDLGLFENPYKNCDIELAKKVIFSKESRDFARKVAAESMVLLKNDNNILPLKKSGTIALFGPLFDNKANMPGTWSVAANFDKPITILEGLKSTVGNSVNILSARGCNFLSTAAEEKININPHNPKSYVRDNRTDEELIAEALEVAKKSDVLVAVLGEGAEMSGECSSRTSIELPIVQKRLLNELLKTGKPVVLVLFTGRPLVLVEESQKVSTILNVWFPGSEAGLAISDVLFGDVNPSGKLTATWPRNVGQIPIYYNHKNTGRPLANTEGKFEKFRSNYLDVRNEPLYPFGFGLSYTSFAYSNLTASSSQIKANEKLIVSVDVTNTGNFDGKEVVQLYIRDLVGSVTRPVKELKGFKKIFLKKGEKQTVVFELSIEDLKFYNADLKHAAEAGEFEVFVGTNSDTTDKIKFNLVD, encoded by the coding sequence ATGAAAATTAAAGTTACCATAATTATATTACTAATAACAAGTTTAACTTTTGCCCAAAAAACAAAAAAAGGTAAACCCGCAACGATAGCTCCTAAAGAGATATTTATTCCGGAGTTACTAGCCAAAATGACATTAGAGGAAAAGATAGGACAATTAAATTTACCAACCTCCGGTGATATCACAACCGGACAGGCCAACAGCTCTAATATTGCCAAAAAGATAGAAGAAGGTAAAGTCGGCGGATTGTTCAATATTAAATCTGTTCAAAAAATAAAAGAAGTTCAAAAAATTGCCGTAGAAAAAAGCCGTTTAAAAATCCCACTAATCTTCGGTATGGATGTGATTCATGGCTATGAAACTGTTTTTCCTATTCCATTAGGACTTTCCTGCTCTTGGGATATGCCTTTAATCCAACAAACCGCAAGAATTGCCGCTAATGAAGCCACTGCGGATGGTATTAACTGGACCTTTTCACCTATGGTAGATTTGTCAAGAGATCCTCGTTGGGGAAGGGTTTCTGAAGGAAGTGGTGAAGATACTTTTTTAGGCAGCGAAATTGCCAAAGCCATGGTAAATGGTTATCAAAATAACAATCTGAAAGCCAATAATTCTATGTTGGCTTGTGTAAAACATTTTGCCTTATATGGTGCACCAGAAGGCGGTAGAGATTACAACACGGTTGATATGAGTCATATCAGAATGTATAATGAATATTTTCCTCCTTATAAAGCCGCTATTGATGCCGGTGTTGGTTCGGTTATGGCATCTTTTAATGAAGTTGACGGAATTCCGGCTACCGGAAACAAATGGTTGATGACGGATGTACTAAGAAACCAATGGAAATTCGGTGGATTTGTCGTAACCGATTACACAGGAATCAGTGAAATGACTGACCACGGAATGGGTGACTTGCAAAATAGTTCTTCTTTAGCCTTAAAAGCCGGTATCGACATGGATATGGTAAGCGAAGGATTTCTGTCAACCTTAAAAAAATCATATGAGGAAGGTAAAATTTCAATGACTGATATTGACAAGGCTGTGACCCGAATTCTTGAGGCAAAATATGATTTGGGTTTATTTGAAAATCCATATAAAAATTGTGATATTGAATTAGCTAAAAAAGTTATCTTTTCTAAAGAAAGCAGAGATTTTGCCCGTAAGGTAGCCGCTGAATCTATGGTTTTGTTAAAAAATGACAATAACATATTGCCCTTAAAAAAATCAGGTACAATAGCGCTTTTCGGACCGCTTTTCGACAATAAAGCCAACATGCCCGGTACTTGGAGTGTGGCCGCTAATTTCGATAAACCGATAACCATTTTAGAAGGATTGAAAAGTACTGTTGGGAATAGTGTCAACATACTTTCCGCCAGAGGTTGTAATTTCCTTTCAACAGCCGCCGAAGAAAAAATCAATATCAATCCTCATAATCCAAAATCGTATGTTAGAGACAACAGAACCGATGAAGAATTGATAGCGGAAGCGCTTGAAGTAGCCAAAAAATCAGATGTTTTGGTTGCTGTTTTGGGAGAAGGTGCCGAAATGAGTGGCGAATGTAGTAGTCGTACCAGTATTGAATTGCCCATTGTTCAAAAACGATTACTCAACGAATTACTTAAAACAGGAAAACCGGTAGTCTTGGTTTTATTCACCGGAAGACCTCTGGTTTTAGTGGAAGAAAGCCAAAAAGTATCGACCATCTTAAACGTCTGGTTTCCGGGTAGTGAAGCCGGTTTGGCCATTTCGGATGTCCTTTTCGGTGATGTCAACCCTTCCGGGAAATTAACTGCTACTTGGCCAAGAAATGTTGGGCAAATCCCAATCTATTACAACCATAAAAATACCGGTAGACCACTAGCTAACACCGAAGGAAAGTTTGAAAAATTCCGGTCTAATTATTTAGATGTAAGAAATGAACCTTTATATCCGTTCGGTTTCGGATTGAGTTATACTTCTTTTGCGTATTCAAATTTGACAGCTTCATCGTCTCAAATAAAAGCGAATGAAAAACTAATCGTTTCAGTTGATGTTACCAATACAGGCAATTTTGACGGTAAAGAAGTAGTACAATTGTACATCAGAGACTTGGTAGGTTCTGTAACACGACCGGTTAAAGAACTCAAAGGGTTTAAGAAAATATTTCTTAAAAAAGGAGAGAAGCAAACGGTTGTTTTTGAACTTTCTATAGAAGATTTAAAATTCTATAATGCTGATTTAAAACATGCAGCTGAAGCCGGAGAATTTGAAGTTTTCGTAGGAACTAACTCTGACACTACTGATAAAATAAAATTTAATTTGGTTGATTAA
- a CDS encoding carboxylesterase family protein has protein sequence MHSFGKILITVLAITFTMVSDAQETSGSFSTQITTSYTYGFLLHKPQNTKIKKPLIVFLHGSGERGNDLEKLKVHGPLKYIKNHELDSYILAPQCVENGNWEAESLYQLIQKVCKENAIDTNRIYLTGLSMGGWGAWDLALAHPEFFAALVPTASFVNLMQEDEACRLKDIPIRAFHGLQDDVVSLETITEVYKKLKECNTDVKLTIFEDADHDSWSKVYDNKEIYDWMLQQNKK, from the coding sequence ATGCATAGTTTTGGTAAAATTTTAATAACGGTATTGGCTATAACTTTTACAATGGTAAGCGATGCTCAGGAAACATCAGGTAGCTTCTCGACGCAAATAACAACAAGCTATACTTATGGTTTTTTGTTGCACAAGCCACAAAATACGAAAATCAAAAAACCATTGATTGTCTTTTTACACGGTTCCGGCGAAAGAGGAAATGATCTTGAAAAGCTAAAAGTTCACGGCCCGTTAAAATATATAAAGAACCATGAATTAGACAGTTATATTTTGGCTCCGCAGTGTGTTGAAAATGGTAATTGGGAAGCAGAATCATTATACCAACTCATTCAAAAAGTGTGTAAAGAAAATGCTATTGACACAAATCGAATATATTTAACCGGACTCAGTATGGGAGGTTGGGGAGCGTGGGATTTAGCATTGGCACATCCTGAGTTTTTTGCTGCATTAGTACCAACGGCAAGTTTTGTGAATCTCATGCAGGAAGATGAAGCTTGTAGGCTAAAAGACATTCCGATTAGAGCATTTCATGGTTTGCAAGATGACGTTGTCAGTTTAGAAACAATTACCGAAGTTTACAAGAAATTAAAAGAATGCAATACCGATGTTAAGTTAACCATTTTTGAAGATGCCGATCACGACAGTTGGTCTAAAGTATACGATAACAAAGAGATTTATGATTGGATGTTACAACAGAATAAAAAATAA
- a CDS encoding glucoamylase family protein has product MNKSISFFWIGLLFCCCSSSTPSESSTGTPLPTTTQTPLTDTELLDKVQRDSFKYFWDMAHPVSKLARERYLVDDPNYDANIVTTGGSGFGLMTILVGIERGFVQRSEAVSRLTTALNFLETADRFHGAWPHWMDGITGNVIPFGNVDNGGDLVETAFLCQGLICIREYFKNGNSTEQALAQKADLLWKGVEWNWYTKGENALYWHWSPNYGWQMNFKLEGYNECILTYIMAAASPDYTVPATAYHQAWARNGQIVNSASQYGYPVIFNHNGANGNVGPLFWAHYSYLGLDPRGLTDQYANYWNLNVNHSKIINKYCIANPQGWDGYSEKCWGLTASYSRNNDGSTGYSAHQPNNDLGVISPTAALSSFPYTPDESFKFLRYLYNEKRDRYVGLAGPYDAFSPHHDWVTKRYLAIDQGTIAPMVENYRTGLLWNLFMQAPEIKTGLQSLGFASTQHGF; this is encoded by the coding sequence ATGAATAAAAGCATATCGTTTTTTTGGATAGGACTTTTGTTTTGTTGTTGTTCTTCTTCAACACCAAGTGAAAGTTCAACAGGAACACCTTTACCAACAACGACTCAAACACCACTCACGGATACCGAATTGCTTGACAAAGTTCAAAGAGATTCGTTTAAATATTTTTGGGATATGGCTCATCCTGTTTCAAAATTAGCCAGAGAGCGATACTTGGTTGATGATCCAAATTATGATGCCAATATTGTAACTACCGGCGGTTCAGGTTTTGGATTGATGACCATTTTGGTTGGTATAGAAAGAGGTTTTGTACAGCGTTCAGAAGCTGTTTCTCGACTAACCACAGCATTAAATTTTTTAGAAACTGCTGACAGATTTCACGGCGCTTGGCCACATTGGATGGACGGAATTACCGGAAATGTTATTCCTTTCGGGAATGTTGATAATGGCGGCGATTTGGTTGAAACTGCTTTCTTGTGTCAGGGATTAATTTGTATTAGAGAATATTTTAAAAACGGTAATAGCACCGAACAAGCATTGGCTCAGAAAGCCGACTTGCTTTGGAAAGGAGTAGAATGGAATTGGTATACTAAAGGTGAAAATGCTCTTTATTGGCATTGGTCACCCAATTACGGTTGGCAAATGAATTTTAAATTAGAAGGTTACAACGAATGTATACTAACTTATATAATGGCTGCCGCCTCTCCCGATTATACTGTGCCGGCAACAGCTTATCATCAGGCATGGGCCAGAAACGGTCAAATTGTTAATAGCGCTTCCCAGTACGGATATCCGGTTATTTTTAATCACAATGGAGCCAACGGTAATGTTGGACCTTTATTTTGGGCTCATTATTCTTACTTGGGTCTCGACCCCAGAGGTTTGACCGACCAATATGCCAACTATTGGAATCTCAATGTAAATCATTCCAAAATTATTAATAAATATTGTATAGCAAACCCACAAGGTTGGGACGGTTATTCTGAAAAATGTTGGGGATTGACAGCCAGTTATTCCCGAAACAATGATGGTTCTACCGGTTACTCAGCACATCAACCCAATAATGATTTAGGGGTTATTTCACCTACTGCAGCACTTTCCTCATTTCCGTATACACCGGATGAGTCGTTCAAATTTTTACGATACTTGTACAATGAAAAAAGAGATCGTTATGTTGGGCTTGCCGGCCCGTATGATGCTTTTTCGCCTCATCACGATTGGGTAACAAAACGTTATTTAGCCATAGATCAAGGGACAATAGCTCCCATGGTTGAAAATTACAGAACCGGATTGCTTTGGAATTTATTCATGCAAGCGCCGGAAATAAAAACCGGATTGCAAAGCTTAGGTTTTGCTTCCACGCAACACGGATTTTGA
- a CDS encoding LamG domain-containing protein, whose product MKNRNKILYLCLSVLAAQFFISCNQDSIDETNTAIPYEPIGGYENSDDIAADNLIVKCSFEDNITDSKSGISDGNGTNVTYENGVKGKAYKGSSSAFIGYNTVSPALANVKSITVSAWIKTDPHTGGAQCLFMLPKTSDFWGNIFTLIEGTGPADTMLIKNHLQKDVTPSIPWSGQWLVHDGSNVLTNMFGNWKHLVWTYDAATSTYSMYVNGQNLNLPNSIAKRYTNDPAAGGVPYGDLANSDVSKFVIGGFQQHLGAPWGAADGWMLHYSGLLDEFRIYDKALSDNDVRSLYLLENDNR is encoded by the coding sequence ATGAAGAATAGAAATAAAATACTGTACTTGTGTCTGTCGGTATTAGCGGCGCAGTTTTTTATCAGTTGTAATCAGGATAGTATTGACGAAACCAATACGGCCATTCCTTATGAACCAATTGGCGGTTATGAGAATTCAGATGATATTGCGGCAGATAACTTGATTGTTAAATGTAGTTTTGAAGACAATATTACCGATTCAAAATCGGGGATAAGTGATGGTAACGGAACCAATGTTACTTATGAAAACGGGGTAAAAGGAAAAGCCTATAAAGGTTCTTCTTCAGCTTTTATCGGATACAATACCGTTTCTCCTGCCTTGGCTAATGTAAAAAGCATTACTGTCTCTGCATGGATTAAAACCGATCCTCATACCGGTGGCGCTCAATGTTTATTTATGTTGCCTAAAACTTCCGATTTTTGGGGTAATATTTTTACCCTTATTGAAGGAACTGGTCCGGCCGATACCATGTTAATTAAAAATCATTTGCAAAAAGATGTGACGCCAAGCATTCCATGGTCTGGCCAATGGTTAGTTCATGATGGTTCCAATGTCTTGACAAACATGTTTGGCAACTGGAAACATTTGGTTTGGACTTACGATGCCGCTACGTCAACTTACAGTATGTACGTTAATGGTCAAAATTTGAATTTACCTAATTCGATAGCCAAAAGATATACCAACGATCCTGCTGCTGGAGGCGTACCTTATGGCGATTTAGCCAATTCTGATGTTTCAAAATTTGTAATAGGCGGATTCCAGCAACATTTAGGAGCGCCTTGGGGTGCTGCCGATGGTTGGATGTTACATTACTCAGGTTTGCTAGATGAATTCAGAATTTATGACAAAGCTTTGTCTGATAACGATGTGCGTTCTTTATATCTTTTAGAGAACGATAACAGATAA